One region of Eleutherodactylus coqui strain aEleCoq1 chromosome 5, aEleCoq1.hap1, whole genome shotgun sequence genomic DNA includes:
- the LOC136629094 gene encoding oocyte zinc finger protein XlCOF7.1-like isoform X8 → MQNDDGTGSSEGHLISEDCKAEDCGITQHTYEEPAIIPDISSALHSNDPSSDSLIQVPSPDLLQTDKQKRSHRRGEHQRAHRREKPYSCSECGKYFTLKSNLIQHQRTHTGEKPYLCLKCGKCFSVKSTLVTHQRIHTGEKPYSCSECGKCFTQLSNLVVHQRTHAGDMPFSCSECGKGFTNKSHLIEHHRIHTGEKPFSCSECGRCFTQLANLVKHQRSHTGEKPFSCSECGRCFSQKSYLVTHQIIHTEEKPFLCTVCGKCYKQKASLIVHQRIHTGGKQFSCPECGKCFAYKSNLLNHQRTHTGKKPFSCAECGKCFTQVAGLVTHQRIHTGETPFSCAVCGKCYKQKSALTVHQIIHTGEKPFSCSECGKCFSTKSDLVRHQKTHTGEKPFACSECGKCFTMLANLVKHQIIHSGEKPFSCSECGKRFNYKSNLMKHQRIHAREKPFF, encoded by the exons atgcaaaatg ATGATGGTACCGGAagctcagagggacatctgatatctgaagattgtaaagcagaagattgtggtatcacacaacatacatatgaagaacctgccattatcccagatatctcctcagcccttcacagcaatgATCCATCATCTGATTCTCTTATACAGGTTCCATCTCCAGATTTATTACAGACTGATAAGCAGAAGAGAAGTCACAGAAGGGGAGAACATCAAAGAGCTCACAgaagggagaagccatattcatgttcagaatgtgggaaatattttactttGAAATCAAATCTTATTcagcatcagagaactcacacaggagagaaaccatatttATGCTTgaaatgtggtaaatgttttagtGTTAAATCAAcgcttgttacacatcagagaattcatacaggggaaaaaccatattcatgttcagaatgtgggaaatgctttacccaGTTATCAAATCTTGTTGTGCACCAAAGAACTCATGCAGGAGAcatgccattttcatgttcagaatgtgggaaaggttttacaaATAAATCACATCTTATCGAACAtcacagaattcacacaggagagaaaccattttcatgttcagaatgtgggagatgTTTTACCCAGttagcaaatcttgttaaacatcaaagaagtcacactggggaaaagccattttcatgttctgaatgtgggagatgttttagccagaaatcatatcttgttacacatcaaataattcacacagaggagaagccatttttatgtacaGTATGTGGAAAGTGTTATAAACAAAAGGCATCTCTAATtgtgcatcagagaattcacacagggggaaaacaattttcatgtccagaatgtgggaaatgctttgctTACAAATCAAATCTTCTGaatcatcagagaactcacacagggaagaagccgttttcttgtgcagaatgtgggaaatgtttcacccAGGTAGCaggtcttgttacacatcagagaattcacacaggggagacacCATTTTCATGTGCTGTATGTGGAAAGTGTTATAAACAAAAGTCAGCTCTAACTGTACATCAaataattcacacaggggagaagccgttttcatgttctgaatgtgggaaatgtttttctacgAAATCAGATCTTGTCagacatcagaaaactcacacaggagagaagccgtttgcttgttcagaatgtgggaaatgttttactatgttagcaaatcttgttaaacatcaaataATTCactcaggagagaagccattttcatgttcagaatgtgggaaacgttttaacTACAAATCAAATCTTATgaaacatcaaagaattcacgcTAGGGAGAagccttttttttaa
- the LOC136629094 gene encoding zinc finger protein ZFP2-like isoform X6, with product MTERILNLTLEILFQLTGEDYTVVKKTSSDGCRAPVCDGWGRSLSPIMGPPPHPLIHEDINLQKILELTNKMIELLSGEVPIRCQDVAVYFSLEEWEYLEGHKVLYKEAMMEDHQPLPSPVPFSKGSPPDRCPHPLLQDHQLLYQDEILTNINATEINVGVKQEIKEEIPTGNHPDDGTGSSEGHLISEDCKAEDCGITQHTYEEPAIIPDISSALHSNDPSSDSLIQVPSPDLLQTDKQKRSHRRGEHQRAHRREKPYSCSECGKYFTLKSNLIQHQRTHTGEKPYLCLKCGKCFSVKSTLVTHQRIHTGEKPYSCSECGKCFTQLSNLVVHQRTHAGDMPFSCSECGKGFTNKSHLIEHHRIHTGEKPFSCSECGRCFTQLANLVKHQRSHTGEKPFSCSECGRCFSQKSYLVTHQIIHTEEKPFLCTVCGKCYKQKASLIVHQRIHTGGKQFSCPECGKCFAYKSNLLNHQRTHTGKKPFSCAECGKCFTQVAGLVTHQRIHTGETPFSCAVCGKCYKQKSALTVHQIIHTGEKPFSCSECGKCFSTKSDLVRHQKTHTGEKPFACSECGKCFTMLANLVKHQIIHSGEKPFSCSECGKRFNYKSNLMKHQRIHAREKPFF from the exons ATGACAGAAAGAATATTAAATCTCACcttagagatactcttccagcttactggagag gattacacagtagtgaagaagacctctagtgatggctgtcgggcccctgtgtgtgatggatggggaagatctctgagcccaatcatggggcccccacctcaccccctgatacatgaggacatcaatttacagaagattctagaactcaccaacaagatgattgagctgctgtctggagag gttcctataaggtgtcaggatgtcgctgtctatttctccttggaggagtgggagtatttagaaggacacaaggttctgtacaaggaggccatgatggaggaccaccagccactcccatcaccag ttccattcaGTAAGGGAAGCCCACCAGACAGATGTCCCCATCCTCTTctacaggaccatcag cttttgtatcaggatgaaatTCTGACCAATATTAATGCCACAGAGATAAATGTCGGGGTCAAACAAGAGATTaaggaggagattcctacaggtaaccacccag ATGATGGTACCGGAagctcagagggacatctgatatctgaagattgtaaagcagaagattgtggtatcacacaacatacatatgaagaacctgccattatcccagatatctcctcagcccttcacagcaatgATCCATCATCTGATTCTCTTATACAGGTTCCATCTCCAGATTTATTACAGACTGATAAGCAGAAGAGAAGTCACAGAAGGGGAGAACATCAAAGAGCTCACAgaagggagaagccatattcatgttcagaatgtgggaaatattttactttGAAATCAAATCTTATTcagcatcagagaactcacacaggagagaaaccatatttATGCTTgaaatgtggtaaatgttttagtGTTAAATCAAcgcttgttacacatcagagaattcatacaggggaaaaaccatattcatgttcagaatgtgggaaatgctttacccaGTTATCAAATCTTGTTGTGCACCAAAGAACTCATGCAGGAGAcatgccattttcatgttcagaatgtgggaaaggttttacaaATAAATCACATCTTATCGAACAtcacagaattcacacaggagagaaaccattttcatgttcagaatgtgggagatgTTTTACCCAGttagcaaatcttgttaaacatcaaagaagtcacactggggaaaagccattttcatgttctgaatgtgggagatgttttagccagaaatcatatcttgttacacatcaaataattcacacagaggagaagccatttttatgtacaGTATGTGGAAAGTGTTATAAACAAAAGGCATCTCTAATtgtgcatcagagaattcacacagggggaaaacaattttcatgtccagaatgtgggaaatgctttgctTACAAATCAAATCTTCTGaatcatcagagaactcacacagggaagaagccgttttcttgtgcagaatgtgggaaatgtttcacccAGGTAGCaggtcttgttacacatcagagaattcacacaggggagacacCATTTTCATGTGCTGTATGTGGAAAGTGTTATAAACAAAAGTCAGCTCTAACTGTACATCAaataattcacacaggggagaagccgttttcatgttctgaatgtgggaaatgtttttctacgAAATCAGATCTTGTCagacatcagaaaactcacacaggagagaagccgtttgcttgttcagaatgtgggaaatgttttactatgttagcaaatcttgttaaacatcaaataATTCactcaggagagaagccattttcatgttcagaatgtgggaaacgttttaacTACAAATCAAATCTTATgaaacatcaaagaattcacgcTAGGGAGAagccttttttttaa